In the Triticum aestivum cultivar Chinese Spring chromosome 2B, IWGSC CS RefSeq v2.1, whole genome shotgun sequence genome, GCCATACGGCCTGCAGCCTCCTCTTGCTCGTCGCCGTCTTCCTGGTCATCTCCTTCCAGTGCTTACTGAGACACTCCAGTCTCGGAGGCCAGACCCTCCGCGGCACCACGACAGCTGGGCCGGCTGAGGGTGTACTAGGACATGACGCTGACGCCACGCTCATGGAGCTCGCGGCCGTCGACCCGGCGGCGACGGCCGTGCTGCAGGCGGCCAAGAAGCTGCTCGAGGGCAACATGTCGAGAGCTCCGGAGGAGCACCGCGACGTCGCGGTACGCGGGCTGCGGGACTGGCTACGAAGGCAGCGGTTCGACCCCGGCGTCATGTCCGAGCTCGTGGACCTCATCAAGAGCCCCATCGACCGGCACAGCGGGCGGGACGCCGATGGCGGGAAGTACGCGTCGTGCGCTGTGGTCGGCAACAGCGGCATCCTTCTGACGTCAGAGCGCGGCGACAACATCGACGGCCACGAGCTCGTGATCCGGATCAACAACGCGCCGGCGGGCAACGCAGGGAACGCGCGCTACGTTGGCGCCAGGACCGGGCTGGCGTTCCTCAACAGCAACGTAATGAGCCGGTG is a window encoding:
- the LOC123041616 gene encoding sialyltransferase-like protein 3; amino-acid sequence: MKRHGGGSHTACSLLLLVAVFLVISFQCLLRHSSLGGQTLRGTTTAGPAEGVLGHDADATLMELAAVDPAATAVLQAAKKLLEGNMSRAPEEHRDVAVRGLRDWLRRQRFDPGVMSELVDLIKSPIDRHSGRDADGGKYASCAVVGNSGILLTSERGDNIDGHELVIRINNAPAGNAGNARYVGARTGLAFLNSNVMSRWCAGGSRACYCRAYGDAVPILTYMCSGAHFVEHAACNASSSGAAPVIVTDPRLDALCARLVKYYSLRRFVRETGRPADEWGRAHGEGMFHYSSGMQAVVAAAGVCERVSVFGFGKDAAARHHYHTLQKRELELHDYEAEYEFYRDLEARPEGVPFLRESGFRLPPVVFYR